One genomic segment of Streptomyces sp. NBC_00239 includes these proteins:
- a CDS encoding pilus assembly protein TadG-related protein, giving the protein MGARFRGDRGQAFPIYMWMVVSLLFVALAFFAVGQAGAARNNAQGAADAAALAGAQHMRDTAPWDDLADLTWEDWEDILDGRGLKTAGACEAADAFASHNRAAVQECDPALAEVWVRVQNNNGVGESVVPGVSSTRATATATAEIKPRCHLGPKPDDPPDPPDPGDPPGPGDEDPEEDAPLPPFDIECAGETVRFDPLHPGLWKDLARNLFAVQLVD; this is encoded by the coding sequence GTGGGCGCCCGCTTCCGCGGCGACCGAGGGCAGGCTTTCCCCATCTACATGTGGATGGTGGTGAGCCTGCTCTTTGTTGCGCTCGCGTTCTTCGCGGTCGGCCAGGCCGGAGCGGCGCGCAACAACGCCCAGGGCGCCGCGGACGCGGCCGCACTTGCGGGTGCGCAGCACATGCGGGACACCGCTCCCTGGGACGACCTCGCAGACCTCACCTGGGAGGACTGGGAGGACATCCTCGATGGACGCGGCCTCAAGACGGCTGGCGCGTGTGAGGCGGCCGACGCCTTCGCCTCCCATAACCGAGCCGCGGTCCAGGAATGCGATCCCGCGCTCGCCGAAGTGTGGGTGCGGGTGCAGAACAACAATGGCGTGGGCGAATCGGTCGTTCCGGGAGTGAGTTCCACCAGGGCCACGGCCACCGCGACCGCGGAGATCAAACCGAGATGCCATCTCGGTCCGAAGCCGGACGACCCGCCTGATCCGCCGGACCCGGGAGATCCTCCGGGGCCGGGCGATGAAGACCCTGAGGAAGACGCCCCCCTGCCTCCCTTCGACATCGAGTGCGCAGGCGAGACCGTGCGCTTCGACCCGCTTCACCCGGGCCTGTGGAAGGACCTGG
- a CDS encoding response regulator transcription factor — protein sequence MPAAAFPDHRAPRPPLRLLIVDDNLVVRAGLSALLGGRPDMVVAAEAADGQEALRLAAAVRPDVVLLDVRMPGIDGIAALPHLARIAPVVMLTYSREDEIVREALRRGAGGYLVHGEFTAEELVTAVRDAKEGRAHLTPSAATALLHHVRTTARPEQWLPDGLGGLGGGVGGGAGEGVRRPGGPLSGIPRQTPSQPQRFVAQSSEQMRNHVGFGLSSREVEVMDLIATGMSNQQIADTCFISQKTVKNHINRIFAKLHSATRSEAIATWLGTAHREVTSHA from the coding sequence ATGCCGGCTGCGGCATTCCCCGACCACCGGGCCCCCCGCCCCCCGCTCCGCCTGCTGATCGTCGACGACAACCTGGTCGTACGGGCGGGCCTGAGCGCCCTCCTCGGCGGCCGGCCCGACATGGTGGTGGCCGCCGAGGCCGCCGACGGCCAAGAGGCGCTGCGACTGGCCGCCGCCGTCCGGCCCGACGTGGTGCTCCTCGACGTCCGGATGCCCGGCATCGACGGCATCGCGGCGCTGCCGCACCTCGCCCGGATCGCGCCCGTCGTGATGTTGACGTACAGCCGCGAGGACGAGATCGTTCGCGAAGCACTGCGCCGGGGCGCCGGGGGCTACCTCGTGCACGGCGAGTTCACCGCCGAAGAACTGGTCACGGCGGTCCGCGACGCCAAGGAGGGCCGTGCCCACCTGACCCCCTCGGCGGCCACGGCGCTCCTGCACCACGTCCGCACGACGGCCCGGCCCGAGCAGTGGCTCCCTGACGGGCTCGGGGGTCTGGGCGGCGGTGTTGGCGGAGGTGCTGGCGAAGGTGTCCGCCGCCCCGGCGGCCCACTCTCCGGGATTCCGCGCCAAACCCCTTCGCAACCGCAACGCTTTGTGGCACAGTCTTCTGAGCAGATGCGCAACCACGTGGGATTCGGGCTGAGTTCGCGGGAGGTGGAGGTCATGGATCTGATCGCAACCGGAATGAGCAATCAGCAGATCGCCGACACCTGCTTCATCAGCCAGAAGACGGTCAAGAACCACATCAACCGCATCTTCGCCAAGCTCCACAGCGCCACCCGCAGCGAAGCCATAGCGACCTGGCTCGGCACGGCCCACCGCGAGGTGACCAGCCATGCCTGA
- a CDS encoding sensor histidine kinase, translating to MIALGTPFALGRTAPGPASWLVGGAVLVTFMGSYVLFRDWDRFGRYLLRHPWVLAVDMFFSTLLLVTATPESPLGFLCVCTPLLAGLVYGWRGSAVYAAFQALIVVAVYAAEAHRRTGSTAGSGAGSRTGVEAGVEAGVEAGTGTGVMGAVMLPCLCLIAGAAGVCLRNLMFRFGAAGQALTETRARLAVAEAVHGERARLARDMHDSVAKTLHGLALAAEGLAASAGRTDPDDLREQAELVARAARRAAAESRELLADLRRDLDAPEVDLTPELMLRIGDFTRRTALPADFVSLGEAPLPPVPQAVARQLLTITEEALENAHRHAGATRVSVGAGIADDRLRITIRDDGCGLPPGTTLESLRRTGHFGLVGMSERAAAIGAALHITAAGPLASRTQAARISPVRTPSARTSSAGTPAARTQAVGTSRTGTSSARTSRTGTSSARTAAPGTEITLDLPLAALPAHRRSSLS from the coding sequence ATGATCGCCCTCGGCACCCCCTTCGCCCTGGGCCGCACGGCCCCCGGCCCCGCCAGCTGGCTCGTCGGCGGCGCCGTCCTCGTCACCTTCATGGGCTCGTACGTCCTCTTCCGCGACTGGGACCGCTTCGGCCGCTACCTGCTCCGGCACCCCTGGGTGCTCGCCGTCGACATGTTCTTCAGCACGCTCCTGCTGGTCACGGCCACCCCCGAGTCCCCGCTCGGCTTCCTCTGCGTCTGCACCCCGCTGCTCGCGGGCCTGGTCTACGGCTGGCGCGGCTCCGCCGTGTACGCGGCCTTCCAGGCGCTGATCGTCGTGGCCGTGTACGCCGCCGAAGCCCACCGGCGGACCGGATCCACGGCGGGATCCGGGGCCGGGTCCCGGACCGGGGTCGAGGCCGGGGTCGAGGCCGGGGTGGAGGCGGGAACCGGCACGGGAGTGATGGGCGCGGTCATGCTGCCCTGCCTCTGCCTGATCGCCGGCGCGGCCGGCGTGTGCCTGCGCAACCTGATGTTCCGCTTCGGCGCGGCCGGCCAGGCCCTCACCGAGACCCGCGCCCGCCTCGCGGTCGCCGAGGCCGTGCACGGCGAACGCGCCCGCCTCGCCCGCGACATGCACGACTCCGTCGCCAAGACCCTGCACGGCCTCGCGCTGGCCGCCGAAGGCCTCGCCGCCTCCGCCGGCCGCACCGACCCGGATGACCTGCGCGAACAGGCGGAGCTGGTGGCCCGGGCCGCGCGCCGCGCCGCCGCCGAATCCCGCGAACTCCTGGCGGACCTCCGCCGCGACCTCGACGCCCCGGAAGTCGACCTGACCCCCGAACTGATGCTCCGTATCGGAGATTTCACCCGGCGCACCGCCCTCCCCGCGGACTTCGTGTCGCTGGGCGAGGCGCCCCTGCCGCCCGTTCCGCAGGCGGTGGCCCGCCAGCTGCTCACCATCACCGAAGAGGCCCTGGAGAACGCCCACCGGCACGCCGGGGCCACCCGCGTGAGCGTCGGCGCGGGGATCGCGGACGACCGGCTGCGCATCACCATCCGGGACGACGGCTGCGGCCTGCCTCCCGGCACCACCCTCGAATCCCTGCGCCGGACCGGCCACTTCGGCCTGGTCGGCATGTCGGAACGCGCCGCCGCGATAGGAGCCGCCCTCCACATCACCGCCGCCGGCCCGCTGGCCTCCCGTACGCAGGCCGCCCGTATCTCTCCTGTGCGTACGCCGTCCGCCCGGACCTCTTCCGCGGGTACGCCGGCCGCGCGTACTCAGGCCGTCGGTACCTCGCGTACTGGCACCTCGTCCGCCCGTACCTCGCGTACTGGCACCTCGTCCGCCCGTACGGCGGCCCCCGGCACGGAAATCACCCTCGACCTGCCCCTGGCCGCGCTCCCCGCCCACCGACGTTCGTCCCTCTCCTGA
- a CDS encoding DUF5936 domain-containing protein → MTALLLALAVGLCVFGAFHGVRMYRADTKLPSDLALALEIGATRTTAVGSLVDRTGIRWAPAVLRLMGPKRVARKRKQIDMAGNPHGLTLDRYAARRAVYGFLGALGALSMLMRGQLVLALLMVAFGLFWIEVGLWSAIRVRRDHIERTLPDFLDVLAVVVSAGLGFRQALERVADKYEGPWADELRITLRQMDMGVSRRQAFDELRRRNDSEQVAQFVTALQQGEELGSPIVDTLIQIADDMRRTDAQNARRRAARAVPKATFAVTTFMLPGTLILLVCGFVYGTNVDFDSFTTG, encoded by the coding sequence ATGACCGCCCTGCTGCTCGCCCTGGCCGTGGGCCTGTGCGTCTTCGGCGCCTTCCACGGCGTCCGGATGTACCGCGCCGACACCAAACTGCCGTCCGACCTCGCCCTCGCCCTGGAGATCGGCGCCACCCGCACCACCGCCGTCGGTTCGCTCGTCGACCGCACGGGCATCCGCTGGGCGCCGGCCGTCCTGCGCCTGATGGGCCCCAAACGGGTCGCGAGGAAGCGCAAGCAGATCGACATGGCCGGCAACCCGCACGGCCTCACCCTCGACCGGTACGCGGCCCGGCGCGCCGTCTACGGCTTCCTCGGCGCGCTCGGCGCGCTCTCCATGCTCATGCGCGGCCAACTGGTCCTGGCCCTGTTGATGGTGGCCTTCGGCCTGTTCTGGATCGAGGTGGGCCTGTGGTCCGCGATCCGGGTCCGCCGCGACCACATCGAGCGGACCCTGCCCGACTTCCTCGACGTACTCGCCGTGGTCGTCAGCGCCGGACTCGGCTTCCGGCAGGCACTGGAGCGGGTGGCCGACAAGTACGAGGGCCCCTGGGCCGACGAACTCCGCATCACCCTCCGTCAGATGGACATGGGCGTAAGCCGCCGCCAGGCCTTCGACGAACTGCGCCGCCGCAACGACTCCGAGCAGGTCGCCCAGTTCGTCACCGCCCTCCAGCAGGGCGAAGAACTCGGCTCCCCGATCGTCGACACGCTCATCCAGATCGCCGACGACATGCGCCGCACCGACGCCCAGAACGCCCGCCGCCGCGCCGCCCGCGCCGTCCCCAAAGCCACCTTCGCCGTCACCACCTTCATGCTCCCCGGCACCCTCATCCTCCTCGTCTGCGGCTTCGTCTACGGCACCAACGTGGACTTCGACTCCTTCACGACGGGATGA
- a CDS encoding type II secretion system F family protein, which translates to MNNLVLLTLGATLLGCLLVVLGVHAYAKGRAERAALIDRLSAVPQTEPAGRRRRFPELDRRLRRTRLGRRIELKLAATGLDITPGEYFVAILAGLAGLWLVAASLLASFFGPVAALIGLWAANAFLNWQRAKRTEKFINQLPELSRILANATQAGLALRTAIGLAAEELEAPAGEELARVSHSLAVGHSVDDALTELTERLPSRELVVLVTTLVLSNRAGGAIVGSLRNLTVTLEQRKETRREVKTQLSQVTVTAYAIPVIGVGSLLMVDAVLPGALDRMTGAFIGQTAVIVAIGLYTLGFALIRRLSKIDV; encoded by the coding sequence ATGAACAACCTGGTGCTCCTCACGCTGGGAGCCACCCTCCTCGGGTGCCTCCTCGTGGTCCTGGGCGTGCACGCGTACGCGAAGGGCAGGGCCGAGCGCGCGGCCCTGATCGACCGGCTCTCGGCCGTCCCCCAGACCGAGCCCGCGGGCCGCCGGCGCCGCTTCCCCGAGCTCGACCGCCGGCTGCGCCGGACCCGGCTGGGCCGCCGCATCGAGCTGAAACTCGCCGCGACCGGCCTGGACATCACCCCCGGCGAGTACTTCGTCGCGATCCTCGCCGGGCTCGCCGGTCTCTGGCTGGTCGCCGCCTCCCTCCTCGCGTCCTTCTTCGGCCCGGTCGCGGCCCTGATCGGCCTGTGGGCCGCCAACGCCTTCCTGAACTGGCAGCGGGCCAAACGGACCGAGAAATTCATCAACCAGCTCCCCGAGCTGTCCCGGATCCTCGCCAACGCCACCCAGGCCGGCCTGGCCCTGCGCACGGCCATCGGCCTGGCCGCGGAGGAACTGGAGGCCCCCGCCGGCGAGGAACTCGCCCGGGTCTCCCACAGCCTCGCCGTCGGCCACTCCGTCGACGACGCCCTCACCGAACTCACCGAACGCCTGCCGTCGCGCGAGCTCGTCGTCCTCGTCACCACCCTGGTGCTCTCCAACCGGGCCGGCGGCGCCATCGTCGGCTCCCTGCGCAACCTCACCGTCACCCTGGAACAGCGCAAGGAGACCCGGCGCGAGGTCAAGACCCAGCTGTCCCAGGTGACGGTGACGGCGTACGCGATCCCGGTGATCGGCGTCGGCTCGCTCCTGATGGTGGACGCCGTCCTGCCGGGCGCCCTCGACCGGATGACCGGGGCCTTCATCGGCCAGACCGCCGTCATCGTCGCCATCGGCCTCTACACCCTCGGCTTCGCCCTGATCCGCCGCCTGTCCAAGATCGACGTCTGA
- a CDS encoding CpaF family protein, with the protein MSLRARVHTQEDHHSSREDGHLVASYRAKLLEEIDLAEMSSLAPAERRARLERVLGHIISREGPVLSTVERSQLIRRVVDEALGLGVLEPLLEDASISEIMVNGPDHIYVERAGRVEQLPLRFASHEQLMQTIERIVSTVNRRVDEANPMVDARLPTGERVNVIIPPLSLTGATLTIRRFPRAFTLHEMIALGSLDEQMLLLLSGLVQAKLNVIVSGATGTGKTTLLNALSGLIPDHERIITIEDSAELQLQQAHVIRLESRPPNVEGNGRITIRDLVRNSLRMRPDRIIVGEVRGGETLDMLQAMSTGHDGSLATVHANSAEDALMRLQTLASMSEVEVPFEALQDQINSAVHVVVQLTRFADGSRRITEIAILDSHGREPFRIITVCRYAAQPMAADGRVYGRFEYYPLPRRIAERLYMNNQPVPPAFGVADSAAQLATRLAR; encoded by the coding sequence GTGAGCCTGCGCGCCAGGGTCCACACCCAGGAGGACCACCACAGCTCCCGCGAGGACGGCCACCTCGTCGCCTCCTACCGCGCCAAGCTGCTGGAGGAGATCGACCTCGCCGAGATGTCCTCGCTGGCGCCCGCCGAGCGCCGGGCCCGCCTGGAGCGGGTCCTCGGGCACATCATCAGCCGCGAGGGGCCCGTCCTCTCGACCGTCGAGCGTTCCCAGCTGATCCGCCGCGTCGTCGACGAGGCACTCGGCCTCGGCGTGCTCGAACCCCTCCTCGAAGACGCGTCCATCTCCGAGATCATGGTCAACGGCCCCGACCACATCTACGTGGAACGGGCCGGCCGGGTCGAGCAGCTCCCCCTCCGCTTCGCCTCCCACGAGCAGCTCATGCAGACCATCGAGCGCATCGTCTCCACCGTCAACCGGCGCGTGGACGAGGCCAATCCGATGGTCGACGCCCGGCTGCCCACCGGCGAGCGCGTCAACGTGATCATCCCGCCGCTGTCCCTGACCGGCGCCACCCTCACCATCCGCCGCTTCCCGCGCGCCTTCACCCTGCACGAGATGATCGCCCTCGGCTCCCTCGACGAGCAGATGCTGCTGCTCCTCTCCGGCCTGGTCCAGGCGAAGCTCAACGTGATCGTCTCCGGGGCCACCGGCACCGGCAAGACCACCCTCCTCAACGCCCTCTCCGGCCTGATCCCCGACCACGAGCGGATCATCACCATCGAGGACTCCGCCGAACTCCAGCTCCAGCAGGCCCACGTGATCCGCCTGGAGTCCCGGCCCCCGAACGTCGAGGGCAACGGCCGCATCACCATCCGCGACCTGGTCCGCAACTCCCTGCGGATGCGCCCCGACCGGATCATCGTCGGCGAGGTCCGGGGCGGCGAGACCCTCGACATGCTCCAGGCGATGTCCACCGGCCACGACGGCTCCCTCGCCACCGTCCACGCCAACAGCGCCGAGGACGCCCTGATGCGCCTGCAGACCCTCGCCTCCATGTCGGAGGTCGAGGTCCCCTTCGAGGCGCTCCAGGACCAGATCAACAGCGCCGTGCACGTGGTGGTGCAGCTGACCCGGTTCGCCGACGGCTCCCGCCGCATCACCGAGATCGCCATCCTCGACTCGCACGGCCGCGAACCCTTCCGGATCATCACCGTCTGCCGGTACGCGGCCCAGCCGATGGCCGCCGACGGGCGCGTCTACGGCCGCTTCGAGTACTACCCGCTGCCCCGCCGGATCGCCGAACGCCTCTACATGAACAACCAGCCCGTCCCCCCGGCCTTCGGGGTCGCCGACAGCGCCGCGCAGCTCGCCACCCGCCTCGCCCGCTAG
- a CDS encoding TadE/TadG family type IV pilus assembly protein has translation MPRSAPQNDRHRSRDRGQVALEYLGWLPVLFLVALIGIQVGVIAYAAQQAGTAARTAARMDSLHGEGGAAAGQAAVSGWLDASLDGGPGGDQVTYTATVQIPTVLPGLLDLGSVSRSATMPYDGGRP, from the coding sequence ATGCCCAGAAGCGCCCCGCAGAACGACCGCCACCGGTCCCGGGACCGCGGCCAGGTCGCGCTCGAATACCTGGGCTGGCTCCCCGTCCTCTTCCTGGTCGCGCTCATCGGCATCCAGGTCGGCGTCATCGCCTACGCCGCCCAGCAGGCCGGCACGGCCGCCCGTACCGCGGCCCGCATGGACTCCCTGCACGGCGAGGGCGGCGCCGCCGCCGGCCAGGCCGCCGTCAGCGGCTGGCTGGACGCGAGCCTCGACGGCGGACCCGGCGGCGACCAGGTCACGTACACCGCGACCGTGCAGATCCCGACCGTGCTCCCCGGCCTCCTCGACCTGGGTTCCGTATCCCGGTCGGCGACCATGCCCTACGACGGAGGACGCCCGTGA
- a CDS encoding TadE/TadG family type IV pilus assembly protein → MRRARARDDRGSTTFEFLGMFPYILLILMVLWQCVVVGYTFSLAGNAADEAARAGAVGEDCAAAAGEHVGSAWGIEVSCPPDGQLVHATVALQVPVLSPSLFNLNLTITGEAAAVNEREDED, encoded by the coding sequence GTGCGGCGCGCCCGCGCGCGCGACGACCGGGGTTCGACCACGTTCGAGTTCCTCGGGATGTTCCCGTACATCCTGCTGATCCTGATGGTGCTCTGGCAGTGCGTCGTCGTCGGCTACACGTTCAGCCTGGCCGGGAACGCCGCCGACGAGGCGGCCCGGGCGGGCGCGGTGGGCGAGGACTGCGCGGCCGCCGCGGGCGAGCACGTCGGCAGCGCCTGGGGGATCGAGGTGTCCTGCCCTCCCGACGGGCAGCTCGTGCACGCGACCGTGGCCCTCCAGGTGCCCGTCCTGTCGCCCTCGCTCTTCAACCTGAACCTGACGATCACGGGCGAGGCCGCCGCCGTCAACGAGCGGGAGGACGAGGACTGA
- a CDS encoding AAA family ATPase, with protein MTTRILPAVGDPDAARSITTLIGQLPDAEPGAPVADSTTLLDTLARLAAESLDELPEVVLVHERIGPVPALELIREVALRFPAVGVILVSADAGPGLFSAAMDSGARGLVALPLSYEELVARVQAAAQWSVGVRRHLGRGTEVFTGPGGKVVTVTGAKGGVGATFAAVQLALAAAASGRRTALVDLDLQAGDVASYLDVQFRRSVVDLAGIQDITPRVLQDAVFDHHTGLALLLAPADGERGEEVDDRAARQIVSALRNRYELVVVDCGTQMTGANAAAVEMADTAVLVTTPDVVAVRAAKRMVRMWERLQVRKAEETAMVVNRWTKHTEIQPALIEKITKTRPTRTPVPAGYKELQGVVDAGRVQDLDNRSHVKQALWALAGELGLIKGPEEAVADGAGGPAALPAGGRGGRSGRGARSGRAQLALGRGGDRGSVGTGGSGGAAGAVGRWKRRAD; from the coding sequence ATGACCACCCGAATCCTCCCCGCGGTCGGCGACCCGGACGCCGCCCGCTCGATCACCACCCTCATCGGCCAGCTCCCGGACGCCGAACCCGGCGCGCCCGTCGCCGACTCGACCACGCTCCTCGACACCCTGGCCCGGCTCGCCGCCGAGTCCCTCGACGAGCTGCCCGAGGTGGTCCTCGTCCACGAGCGGATCGGCCCGGTGCCCGCGCTGGAACTGATCCGCGAGGTCGCCCTGCGCTTCCCGGCGGTCGGCGTGATCCTCGTGTCGGCGGACGCAGGCCCCGGCCTCTTCTCCGCCGCCATGGACTCCGGCGCCCGCGGACTCGTCGCCCTGCCCCTCTCGTACGAGGAACTCGTCGCGCGGGTCCAGGCCGCCGCCCAGTGGTCCGTCGGTGTCCGCCGCCACCTGGGGCGCGGCACCGAGGTGTTCACCGGGCCCGGCGGCAAGGTCGTCACCGTCACCGGCGCCAAGGGCGGGGTCGGCGCCACCTTCGCCGCCGTCCAGCTGGCCCTGGCCGCGGCCGCGTCCGGGCGCCGTACCGCCCTGGTCGACCTGGACCTCCAGGCCGGCGACGTCGCCTCCTACCTCGACGTGCAGTTCCGCCGCTCGGTAGTCGACCTGGCCGGCATCCAGGACATCACCCCGCGGGTCCTCCAGGACGCCGTGTTCGACCACCACACGGGCCTGGCCCTGCTGCTGGCGCCCGCCGACGGGGAGCGCGGCGAGGAGGTCGACGACCGGGCCGCCCGGCAGATCGTCAGCGCCCTGCGCAACCGCTACGAGCTGGTCGTCGTGGACTGCGGCACCCAGATGACCGGAGCGAACGCCGCCGCCGTCGAGATGGCGGACACGGCGGTGCTCGTCACCACCCCCGACGTGGTCGCCGTCCGGGCCGCCAAGCGGATGGTGCGGATGTGGGAGCGGCTCCAGGTCCGCAAGGCGGAGGAGACCGCCATGGTCGTCAACCGCTGGACCAAGCACACCGAGATCCAGCCCGCGCTGATCGAGAAGATCACCAAGACCCGCCCGACCCGCACCCCGGTGCCCGCCGGGTACAAGGAGCTCCAGGGCGTGGTCGACGCCGGCCGGGTCCAGGACCTCGACAACCGGTCGCACGTCAAGCAGGCGCTGTGGGCGCTGGCGGGCGAACTCGGCCTGATCAAGGGCCCGGAGGAAGCCGTCGCGGACGGCGCGGGCGGGCCGGCCGCCCTCCCGGCGGGCGGCCGGGGCGGCCGGTCCGGCCGCGGCGCGCGGAGCGGACGGGCGCAGCTGGCCCTCGGGCGTGGCGGCGACCGGGGTTCCGTCGGGACCGGCGGATCCGGTGGAGCGGCAGGAGCCGTCGGACGGTGGAAGCGGAGGGCCGACTGA
- the cpaB gene encoding Flp pilus assembly protein CpaB, protein MNSRQRRGVILLLLSVLCALGAFAGVLSVISDVNSKVGPEVTAYRVRDDIAPFSELEPGDFVKSTIPERWLSGTAVTDLDDLRGKTVLTTLKAGSLLQSDMLADMPKLKPGELEIAMMVDASTGVAGRIHPGDRANIIGSFKAKGKITEDTVVTLVTNARVLSIGTLSAPSRAQGRKGDEQTVPITFALGNKDSQRLSYGVSFAEHVRLALVAPGSQSTVSPGDRWYTLYGDK, encoded by the coding sequence ATGAACTCACGTCAGCGGCGCGGAGTGATCCTGCTGCTCCTGTCCGTGCTGTGCGCGCTCGGCGCCTTCGCCGGAGTCCTGTCGGTGATCAGCGACGTCAACTCCAAGGTGGGGCCCGAGGTGACCGCCTACCGGGTCAGGGACGACATCGCCCCCTTCAGCGAGCTGGAGCCCGGGGACTTCGTCAAGAGCACCATCCCCGAGCGCTGGCTCTCCGGGACCGCCGTCACCGACCTCGACGACCTGCGCGGCAAGACCGTCCTGACCACGCTCAAGGCAGGGTCCCTCCTCCAGTCCGACATGCTCGCCGACATGCCGAAGCTGAAACCCGGCGAGCTGGAGATCGCGATGATGGTCGACGCCTCCACCGGTGTGGCGGGCCGCATCCACCCCGGCGACCGGGCCAACATCATCGGCTCCTTCAAGGCGAAGGGGAAGATCACCGAAGACACCGTCGTCACGCTCGTCACCAACGCCCGCGTCCTGAGCATCGGCACCCTCTCCGCCCCCTCCCGGGCCCAGGGCCGCAAGGGCGACGAACAGACCGTCCCGATCACCTTCGCCCTCGGCAACAAGGACAGCCAGCGCCTCTCGTACGGCGTGTCCTTCGCCGAGCACGTCCGCCTGGCCCTCGTGGCCCCCGGCAGCCAGTCCACCGTGTCACCCGGTGACCGCTGGTACACCCTCTACGGGGACAAGTGA
- a CDS encoding chitinase → MNRIRSFSLAAAGLLVATGLTGIATGTAHAADVDVVRNGGFESGLTHWTCTGGSGTAVSSPVHAGAGALKATPAGSDNARCSQVVTVKPNSTYTLSEWVQSSYVYLGATGTGTQDVSTWTPGGSGWTKLSTTFTTGANTTRVTVYTHGWYGQPAYVVDDFSVFGPDGGGPTDPGPSIPGAPAGLTVGGATSSSLNLSWNAVAGATGYRVYQDGAKVADVSATSLTRSGLAASTTYSFQVTAYNAAGEGVKSAPPVTGTTTAGGGNPGNPAVPRHALTGYWQNFNNGATVQRLSDVQAQYDIIAVSFADATTTPGAITFNLDSAGLGGYTVAQFKADIAAKKAAGKSVILSIGGEKGTITVNDSASANNLADSAYALMQEYGFSGIDIDLENGLNATYMSQALRALSAKAGPSLVITMAPQTIDMQSTANAYFRTALNIKDILTVVNMQYYNSGAMNGCDGKVYAQGSVDFLTALACIQLEGGLDPSQVGLGVPASTSGAGSGYVPPAVVNNALDCLTRGTNCGSFKPSKTYPALRGAMTWSTNWDAKAGSAWSNAVGPHVHDLP, encoded by the coding sequence GTGAACCGCATACGCTCCTTCTCCCTCGCGGCCGCCGGGCTGCTCGTCGCCACCGGGCTCACCGGCATCGCCACGGGCACCGCGCACGCCGCCGACGTCGACGTGGTCCGCAACGGCGGCTTCGAGTCCGGGCTCACCCACTGGACCTGTACGGGCGGCAGCGGCACGGCCGTGTCCTCGCCCGTGCACGCCGGAGCCGGCGCGCTCAAGGCCACCCCGGCCGGCTCCGACAACGCCCGCTGCTCGCAGGTCGTCACCGTCAAGCCGAACTCCACGTACACCCTGAGCGAGTGGGTCCAGAGCTCGTACGTCTACCTCGGCGCGACCGGCACCGGCACCCAGGACGTCTCCACCTGGACCCCCGGCGGCAGCGGCTGGACCAAGCTGTCGACCACCTTCACCACCGGCGCGAACACCACCCGGGTGACCGTCTACACGCACGGCTGGTACGGCCAGCCCGCGTACGTGGTCGACGACTTCAGCGTGTTCGGCCCGGACGGCGGCGGTCCCACCGACCCCGGCCCGTCGATCCCCGGCGCGCCGGCCGGCCTCACCGTCGGCGGCGCCACCTCGTCCTCCCTGAACCTGTCCTGGAACGCGGTCGCGGGCGCCACCGGCTACCGCGTCTACCAGGACGGCGCCAAGGTCGCCGACGTCTCCGCGACGAGCCTGACCCGCTCCGGGCTCGCCGCCTCGACGACGTACTCCTTCCAGGTCACCGCGTACAACGCGGCCGGCGAGGGCGTGAAGTCCGCGCCGCCGGTCACCGGCACCACCACCGCCGGCGGCGGCAACCCGGGCAACCCGGCCGTCCCCCGGCACGCCCTGACCGGCTACTGGCAGAACTTCAACAACGGCGCGACCGTCCAGAGGCTCTCCGACGTCCAGGCCCAGTACGACATCATCGCGGTGTCCTTCGCCGACGCGACCACCACGCCCGGCGCGATCACCTTCAACCTGGACTCGGCCGGCCTCGGCGGCTACACGGTCGCCCAGTTCAAGGCGGACATCGCCGCGAAGAAGGCGGCCGGCAAGTCGGTCATCCTCTCGATCGGCGGCGAGAAGGGCACCATCACCGTCAACGACTCCGCCTCGGCGAACAACCTCGCCGACTCGGCGTACGCGCTGATGCAGGAGTACGGCTTCAGCGGCATCGACATCGACCTGGAGAACGGCCTCAACGCCACCTACATGTCCCAGGCGCTGCGCGCGCTGTCGGCGAAGGCGGGCCCCTCGCTCGTCATCACGATGGCCCCGCAGACCATCGACATGCAGTCCACGGCGAACGCCTACTTCAGGACGGCGCTCAACATCAAGGACATCCTGACCGTCGTCAACATGCAGTACTACAACAGCGGTGCGATGAACGGCTGTGACGGCAAGGTCTACGCGCAGGGCTCGGTGGACTTCCTGACCGCCCTGGCCTGCATCCAGCTGGAGGGCGGCCTCGACCCGTCGCAGGTCGGACTGGGTGTCCCCGCCTCGACGAGCGGCGCCGGCAGCGGCTACGTCCCGCCGGCCGTGGTGAACAACGCGCTGGACTGCCTGACCCGCGGCACCAACTGCGGATCGTTCAAACCGTCGAAGACGTACCCGGCGCTGCGCGGCGCGATGACCTGGTCGACCAACTGGGACGCGAAAGCGGGAAGTGCCTGGTCCAACGCGGTGGGTCCGCACGTGCACGACCTGCCTTAG